A genomic stretch from Pomacea canaliculata isolate SZHN2017 linkage group LG2, ASM307304v1, whole genome shotgun sequence includes:
- the LOC112557613 gene encoding GTPase IMAP family member 4-like isoform X2, whose translation MTSQGYRSLDTTTIDMDEIPLLIIGKTGNGKSSLGNAILRNAIPGKPKFQVSTSMASETTRMSQAAGSVFGKQIKVIDTPDLVNLDLSDAEIYEQVSHWKLHAVGKFAILLAVRCDVRYTAEEYDIYRKMKRAWGDNSFTNHLVVVFTFGDRQDRDIHEELKTVCWELRSVLADAGNRYVLFNNRDLDSGPQVLQLLDIVDSIVPPPSPPSPYLIAFVLLLVIFIIALWFGLPWNYELKTPVFFVIFVMILVGTIGFVYRRRLVNYINFAMLM comes from the exons CG ACACCACAACAATAGACATGGATGAAATTCCATTGCTGATCATTGGAAAAACTGGAAATGGTAAAAGTTCTCTGGGAAACGCAATACTAAGAAACGCAATACCGGGAAAACCCAAGTTCCAAGTGTCAACCAGCATGGCTTCAGAAACCACACGAATGTCTCAAGCTGCGGGCTCGGTATTTGGAAAGCAAATAAAG GTAATCGACACTCCTGACCTAGTTAACCTCGACCTTAGTGATGCAGAAATTTATGAACAAGTTTCCCACTGGAAGTTGCATGCTGTGGGCAAGTTCGCCATCTTGCTGGCGGTGAGGTGTGACGTGCGCTACACGGCGGAAGAATACGACATCTACAGGAAAATGAAGAGAGCATGGGGAGACAACTCATTCACTAACCACCTGGTGGTGGTCTTCACGTTTggagacagacaggacagagaCATTCACGAGGAGCTGAAGACAGTTTGCTGGGAACTGCGCAGTGTCCTGGCTGATGCTGGGAACCGCTACGTCCTCTTCAACAACCGG GATCTTGACAGTGGACCTCAGGTACTGCAGTTGCTAGATATCGTGGACTCTATCGTACCACCACCTTCTCCACCCAGCCCATATCTGATTGCATTTGTGTTACTCCTCGTCATCTTTATCATTGCTCTTTGGTTTGGTCTCCCTTGGAATTACGAACTGAAAACTCCAGtgttttttgttatctttgtcaTGATTCTTGTTGGCACCATCGGCTTTGTTTACAGAAGAAGATTAGTCAACTATATAAACTTCGCCATGCTAATGTAA
- the LOC112557613 gene encoding GTPase IMAP family member 4-like isoform X1: MTSQGYRSLEDTTTIDMDEIPLLIIGKTGNGKSSLGNAILRNAIPGKPKFQVSTSMASETTRMSQAAGSVFGKQIKVIDTPDLVNLDLSDAEIYEQVSHWKLHAVGKFAILLAVRCDVRYTAEEYDIYRKMKRAWGDNSFTNHLVVVFTFGDRQDRDIHEELKTVCWELRSVLADAGNRYVLFNNRDLDSGPQVLQLLDIVDSIVPPPSPPSPYLIAFVLLLVIFIIALWFGLPWNYELKTPVFFVIFVMILVGTIGFVYRRRLVNYINFAMLM, translated from the exons CG AAGACACCACAACAATAGACATGGATGAAATTCCATTGCTGATCATTGGAAAAACTGGAAATGGTAAAAGTTCTCTGGGAAACGCAATACTAAGAAACGCAATACCGGGAAAACCCAAGTTCCAAGTGTCAACCAGCATGGCTTCAGAAACCACACGAATGTCTCAAGCTGCGGGCTCGGTATTTGGAAAGCAAATAAAG GTAATCGACACTCCTGACCTAGTTAACCTCGACCTTAGTGATGCAGAAATTTATGAACAAGTTTCCCACTGGAAGTTGCATGCTGTGGGCAAGTTCGCCATCTTGCTGGCGGTGAGGTGTGACGTGCGCTACACGGCGGAAGAATACGACATCTACAGGAAAATGAAGAGAGCATGGGGAGACAACTCATTCACTAACCACCTGGTGGTGGTCTTCACGTTTggagacagacaggacagagaCATTCACGAGGAGCTGAAGACAGTTTGCTGGGAACTGCGCAGTGTCCTGGCTGATGCTGGGAACCGCTACGTCCTCTTCAACAACCGG GATCTTGACAGTGGACCTCAGGTACTGCAGTTGCTAGATATCGTGGACTCTATCGTACCACCACCTTCTCCACCCAGCCCATATCTGATTGCATTTGTGTTACTCCTCGTCATCTTTATCATTGCTCTTTGGTTTGGTCTCCCTTGGAATTACGAACTGAAAACTCCAGtgttttttgttatctttgtcaTGATTCTTGTTGGCACCATCGGCTTTGTTTACAGAAGAAGATTAGTCAACTATATAAACTTCGCCATGCTAATGTAA